A DNA window from Engystomops pustulosus chromosome 6, aEngPut4.maternal, whole genome shotgun sequence contains the following coding sequences:
- the LOC140064411 gene encoding all-trans-retinol 13,14-reductase-like: protein MMILLILLLLCLSIASLYFYLWFHLGWGSLFSEESIQPPRPLVTDKRTRDKVLKQGFSQDRIPANLDALVIGSGVGGLSAAVALAKAGKKVLVLEQHDQAGGSCHTFQEHGYEFDVGLHYVGQMHEGGMFRVIMDQLTDGQLQWNRLGDQYDSVIIGHKVYKVYAGKHEFPDALKKQFPGEEEAIDKFVSLMKKVARHVPLLAALKIIPQFIALFILKTGLLHRLSPVFHLTESRHQDVVEKLTSNKDLQTVFSYLFYGVPPNDSSFMINALLLHHYKRGAWYPRGGSSEIAFHMIPVVERAGGAVLVNASVTRILLNKGRATGVAVQRKDKEICIYAPVVISDAGIFNTYGQLLPPEVRIKPEVESLLSNLQYGMGCFLVFVGIRGTSDELGLQSTNLWIYSESDLNSMMEKCKSMEWEEICQELPLMFITFPSAKDPTYSQRHPGHSCMTLLTMAPYDWFQQWSGQKPRHRGDEYQRMKMKLAEHMVERAIKEFPQLQNKIDYMEAATPVSNEHYLRAPKGSMYGAEQNCSRYQCEIVSKMRSQTVVPGLYLTGQDVFSSGVAGAVHGGLLCASAVLNKILYIDLFMLKKRLKRRIKQRRS, encoded by the exons ATGATGATACTATTGATCTTGCTTCTTTTGTGCTTGTCTATTGCATCACTCTATTTCTACCTTTGGTTCCATTTGGGGTGGGGGAGTCTCTTTAGCGAAGagagtatacagcccccaagacCGCTAGTCACCGACAAGAGAACTAGAGACAAGGTTCTCAAGCAAG GATTCTCTCAAGATAGAATACCAGCTAACCTTGATGCACTGGTTATTGGAAGTGGTGTAGGAGGACTTTCAGCGGCTGTGGCTCTTgcaaaagctggaaaaaaagtccTTGTCTTAGAGCAACATGATCAAGCAGGCGGCAGCTGTCACACTTTCCAAGAGCATGGGTATGAGTTTGATGTCG GTCTCCACTATGTCGGACAGATGCACGAAGGAGGAATGTTTAGGGTAATCATGGACCAATTAACAGATGGGCAACTTCAATGGAACCGTCTAGGAGATCAGTATGACTCAGTCATCATAGGCCATAAGGTCTACAAAGTTTATGCTGGAAAACATGAATTTCCAGATGCCCTGAAAAAGCAGTTTCCAGGAGAAGAGGAGGCCATTGACAAATTTGTCAGTTTGATGAAG AAGGTGGCTCGCCATGTGCCACTGCTGGCAGCACTGAAGATCATACCGCAGTTTATAGCCCTGTTTATCCTAAAGACTGGACTTCTTCACCGACTTTCTCCAGTTTTCCACCTTACAGAGTCCAGACACCAGGATGTGGTGGAAAAACTAACTAGCAATAAGGATCTTCAGACTGTGTTCAGCTACTTATTCTATG GAGTCCCTCCCAATGACTCCAGCTTCATGATCAACGCTCTTCTTCTCCATCACTACAAAAGAGGAGCCTGGTATCCTCGAGGAGGGAGCAGTGAAATTGCCTTCCACATGATTCCTGTTGTAGAGCGTGCTGGAGGTGCAGTTCTTGTAAATGCCTCTGTTACAAGGATATTACTTAACAAAGGTAGAGCCACAG GGGTGGCAGTACAGAGAAAGGACAAGGAGATATGTATTTATGCCCCGGTAGTCATATCAGATGCTGGCATCTTCAACACTTATGGGCAACTTTTGCCTCCAGAGGTTAGAATCAAACCAG AAGTGGAGTCCCTTCTGTCCAATCTTCAGTATGGGATGGGTTGCTTTTTGGTATTTGTAGGCATACGTGGGACAAGTGATGAGCTGGGACTGCAATCTACCAACCTATGGATCTACTCAGAAAGTGACCTCAACAGTAT GATGGAGAAATGTAAATCTATGGAATGGGAGGAAATCTGCCAAGAACTGCCCCTGATGTTTATTACTTTTCCATCTGCTAAGGATCCTACTTATAGTCAGAGGCATCCAG GCCATTCATGTATGACTCTGCTGACCATGGCACCCTATGACTGGTTCCAGCAATGGAGTGGTCAGAAACCACGCCACCGCGGTGATGAGTACCAACGTATGAAAATGAAATTGGCAGAACACATGGTTGAAAGAGCCATAAAGGAATTTCCACAACTACAAAACAAG ATTGATTACATGGAAGCTGCCACCCCAGTCAGTAATGAACACTACTTACGGGCACCAAAGGGATCCATGTATGGTGCTGAGCAGAACTGCAGCAGATACCAATGTGAGATTGTCAGCAAAATGAGGTCGCAGACTGTTGTGCCAGGGTTATACTTAACAG GGCAGGACGTATTCAGTAGTGGAGTGGCAGGAGCGGTACATGGAGGACTGCTCTGTGCTTCCGCTGTCCTTAATAAAATTCTGTACATTGACCTATTCATGCTGAAAAAAAGACTGAAACGCCGGATCAAACAGAGACGTTCATAG